Within the Mycobacterium gordonae genome, the region CGCGCGACAAACTCGAAGAGGAGACGGCGAAGTACGCGCTGGCATGCGCGCGGTGCCGGCCGACCGACACCGTCGCGGTACAGAAGACCTTCCTCGAGCTCTACAAGCAGCACAAGGGCGAGTACTTCGGCAGTCTGCTCACCGGGATGGTCGAGGGCATGTTGCCGCTCATCGCCAACGACCAGGACAACGACGTTGACCTCACCGAAGACACTTTCGGCAAGGGCCTCAACAATGTCGTCAAGGACAACGACCTCAACTTCCCGCCGGAGTGGCGTCTGAGCCGTTCGGGGCGCCTGAAACCCTGATGACCGGGATACTGGCCGACACCGTCGCGTTGGTGACCGGTGCCAGCAGCGGTATCGGCGCGGCAACCGCGGAAGCGCTTGCCGCGCAAGGTGCCGCGGTAGCGTTACTGGCCCGTCGGGCGGATCGCCTGCACGAACTGCGGAATGCGATCGAAGGTGCCGGGGGAACCGCGCTTGCCCTGGTGGCCGACGTCCGCGATGCCGACCAGGCGTCGGCGGCGGTGCAGCGCGCGGTCAACGAACTGGGCCGGCTGGACACCGTGGTGAACAATGCCGGACTGATCCGGACCGGGGCGGCAACCGAAGCGGTGCTGCATGATTGGGACGATCTGGTCGCGGTGAACATACACGGAGTTCTGTATGTCACGCGGGCCTCATTGCCGCATCTGGTCGCCGCTGCGGCTGACTCTCCGCGCGGTGTGGCTGATCTGGTGACCATTAGTTCCACCGCCGGCTGGGTGGCCCGGCCGGGCACCGCGGTCTACTCGCTGACCAAGTTCGGGGTGAACGCCTTCAGCGAATCGGTGCGCCAGGAACTTGTCGGCAAGAGGGTTCGGGTGGGCGTGGTGGCACCGGGCATCGTGGACACCGAGATCTTTTCCCATCTGGACGCACGGTCGATGAAGGCGGTGGAGCGGCAGACCGCCGAGATGGTCAAACTGCGACCGGATGACGTCGCGGACGCGGTCGTCTACATGGTCACTCGGGCTCGCCGTGTCGCGGTCAACCATGTGCTCATACGGGCGGCCGAGCAAACGTGGTGAAGAAGTTGGGCTCAGCCGAATGTCGTCAGCATGCCCGCCGCCGATCGTTGCCAGGTGAACACCTCGGCCCGGTGCCGCGCGCACACCCGACGGTGGCGCTCCGGCCGGCCGGCCAGGTCACGGACCGCGCCGGCGAAGGCAAGCGGATCGTTGTCGGCCAACGCTCCGCTATCGGCGGTGATGATCTCCGTCAGAGCCGAGGTGCGTGATACCACTGCCGGGGTGCCGCATGCCAGCGATTCAAGGGCGGCCAGCCCGAAGGTTTCGTGCGGGCCCGGAGCCAAAGCCACATCGGCGGTGGCAAGCAGTGCCGCCACCACATGTCGGTCGCCGACGAAGCCGGTGAATTCGATTGGCAGGCGGGCAGCTTGGCGTTGCAGCCGGGCCCGCAGCGGGCCTTCACCGACGATGACCAATCGGGCGTCGACGCCCTCGTCGCGCAATGCAGCGAGCGCGTCGATGCTGCGATCGGCGCGCTTCTCCACCGACAGGCGCCCGCAGTGCACCAGCAGGAGCTGACCCGGCGCGGCGAATCGACGCCGGAGGTCTGCGCTGTGTCGCCGCGGGTGAAAGGTCCGCAGGTCGACACCGAGCGGCACGGTCACGGTGTTGGTCGCGCCGATGCGGTCGAATTCTTCGCGGGCGAACTCGGTGGTGCACACCACGGTGTCGTAGTCGGCGGCGGTGCGCCGATTGGCGAAGTCGGCGAATTTCTGTGCGGTTCGCCGCGGAAGGATCTGGCCCGCAAGGCGATCCAGGCGCTCATGAGAGATCATCACGGTGGTGGCGCCGTGTGCACGCCCCCACCGTCCCAGGCAGCGCAGGGTGAGCCGGTCGGAAACCTCCAGCGCGTCCGGGTTCAGTCCAACCAACAACGCCCGCACCGGCGCGGGCATGATCGCGCGGTAGCCACCCGTGAACGGAAGCCGCATGGCCGGCAACATGATTCGCACAACACCGCTGTCAAGCCGACTGCGCTCGGCGCGCGGTCCCGGGACCACCAGGAAGACCTCGTGACCGGTGGCGCAGTATTCAGCACCCAGCCGGTCAACCGCCGTTCGCAGCCCCCCGGACCGGGGCCCGTAGAAATTGGCGACCTGAACCACCCGCATACCGTGAGAGAAACGGTCTGGGATGTGCGGTCGCCGAGCGCGGGCCCACCACCGCCTGAACAGTGCATGAATCTCGCGTTCAGCTCGGTTTCTTCAGGTGCGGCCCCAACATCTGCTGCCACGCCCTGGACATGTTCTGGAATTCCTCTTCGCAATTGCCGGCGCGGTCTTCGGGCAAGTCGCCGGAGGTGACCATGCCGGCGTTGGCCGTTGTGTCCGACCCGTAGATCCAGCACTCCCAGTTGTACATCCGGGTGATGTCCATCGAGTGCCCGTCCCAGAACGGTAGTTCGTTGGCGTCACCGGCATCCTTGGCGCTCAACTTCCAGTCCTGGGCGGTGTCCATGGCGATCCGGACGCCGTTGGGGTATGCCTTCCCGTCGGCGCCGGGGGCCAGCAGCTCGAACGCGGACAGCTGGTCGGCGACGTCCTCCTCGCGCCCGGTGAAGGCGAGCTCGTAGATGTTCAGCGTCGCGTGACCGAGTTCGTGGTAGAACCCCGAAATGGTCGCATCGACGGCGGCTTGCGCCGGATCGGGGTTGCCGGCATTGGCGAACCGCTGTTGGCTCTGCGCAATGTCCTCGTAGCACAGTTGGATTTCGTTGACGTTGGGATCCCAGTAGTCGTTGGCTTCTCCGCATTGCTTGCCGACGGCCCCCACCTCGTGCGGCAGGTTCAAGGTGTCGTTGACGTGGGCGGCGACACTCTCCAAAACCTTTGCACCCGACATCAATTGGCGACCACTCTGCGCCTCGGGGGTGGTGGCGTCCTCGTAGCGGAAGGTCATAGTTCCCGCCGGCGCCGGCTCGCTGGCCGGATCGGTACGCGAGGTTCCCGGCGGCCGCTCGGCCGCGCGCGCGCCTGCGCCGGAGTGTTGAGCTTTGGATCCGCTGCATCCCGCCGAGAACATCAACACCGAGCACGCCACGACAACAACGAGTCGCCTGCTCATCCTGCAGCCCCCTTCGACGGCGCCACCCCATGGTCTGCCCAGGACCTGTCAGAACGGTACGACATGCGAAGGCTCGCCGGTGGCCAGAACACGTAATCGACAACTCAGGGGCTGGAGAGCAGCAGCATGACCCGCCCGCTGGGCGGGGGCCCCGGGAACGCGTTGATGTCGAACCCGTAATAGGTGCGCTGGGTAGCGGTGATGTCGTCGATCACTTTTCCGGTGGCCTTGAGGGTGCCGTGCGAAACGTCGGCCATCACCCCTTTGAAATCGGGAACCGACAGCGATTCGGCCAGCAGCAGTGCCTCACCCCCGGAGCGCAGCGTCACCAGCACCCCCGCGCCTGCGTAGTTGTTTCCGCCGCGACCGGTGCCGTGCGGCGCCCAGTAGACCGGTTCGGATGCCACCGTCCCCTCCACGCGGCGATAACTACCGGCGGTGTCGGCGACGGTGACCAGCGGCAGGGCCGCGATGGTGCGCTGTTCCTTCAGCCACATGACACCGAGTGGGATACAGACGATCGCATACATCAGCACCACCAGCACCAACACCGGTTTCCACGCGATTTCCCAACCCAGCCGGCGTTGCGAGACCGGCGCGCCATGCAATTGCTCGTCGAGTTGGCGGCGCCCTAATCGCAAGACGTACCAGGACACGATGCGCGCCATCGCCATGCAGGCGAGGATGACCATACCGACGATGCCGCAGGCGCGGAAGTAGAACGTGCTGTAGCCCTGGTTGCGGGTTGCCGCGAACATCACCGCCGGGATCGGCGCCGTCAACAACAGCAACAGTGCATACGACGGGTGGCTGGTGAGGTAGGGATAGGTCACCGTCCAACCTCGGTTGGCGCCGTACACGGTCACCGGTCCCACATCGGCATGCACCACGGGCGTCCACGATCCCTGGACCACCCGCGGCCGGACCAGGGACCGCACGAACAAGAAACCGAAGATCAGTGACACCAGCAGTGCCCCCCAGAACACACCACTCAGCCGCTCGCCGGTGCCGGGTACGCCGAGCGCACCGTGGATGTCGATCACTTTTCCGATGAAGAACGTCAATGGCATGACGAAGAACAGCTCGAGCAGCCAGACTTGGATGAGTTGTGGGATGCGGGAGCCGATACGGTCGAATGCCAGTATGCGTCGCCAGAGGAACCGCAGAACACCCATGACGGGCGACCCTATCGAGTCAGGAACGCAGGTGAGCAGGGTTTGGCCAGACGGTCCCGCTGACCACGGCGCGCCGTCAAATCGCTGTCCGTCTGCGGGCTGAGGTGGTTGAATGAGCCGACTCGGTCGGGGGTTGCATGACGATGTCAATCGAGAAGGTGATACGCCAGGTGAATGGGAGCTGCTGCGTGATACCTGCCGCTTGGCGGGACTGAGGCCTACGCGTTGATTCCTCGCCTAATCTATCGTTTCGCGTTGCTGGTCGTCGGTGTCTGGGCCTTTGCCGCGGTCGCCGGCAACAGCCTTGCACCGCCGCTCGAGCGGGTCGTGGCGGACCTCGACCAGCCGTTCCTGCCGGTCGGCACCGCGACTTCTCTTGCGGTGCAACGCTCGGCGGCTGCTTTCTCGCAGGCGCCGACCGACAACGTCGCCTACCTGGTACTCGAACGCAACGGCCCGCTCAGTGATCAGGACCGGGCGTTCTACGAGCAACTGATCACCGCGTTGCGCGCTGACACGAAACATGTGTACGACGTGACGGACTGGTGGCGGATGCCGGCGGCGGGAGACACGGCGGTCAGCCGCGACGGCCACGTGGTGACGGCGACGCTGCGCCTGGACGGGGTGACGGGTTCAACCGAAGCCGTCGACTCGATCACCGCGGCGCGAACCATCGTGGCCGCGTTGCACCCTCCTGACGGTCTGCGGGTCTACATCACCGGGGCCGGCGCCACCATCATGGATGAGTTCGCCGCGATCGATCGGCAGACTCAGGTCATCACCGCTGTGACCCTGGGAGTCCTGTTCGTTTTCCTGGTGATCTTGTACCGGTCGGTGATTACGGCGATGGTGCCACTGGCCTCGGTGATGTCGGGATTGACCGTCGCCAAGCCCATCATCTCCGACCTCGCCTCCCGCCAGTGGATCAGCGTGTCGCTGTTCTCGCTGTCCATCGCCGTCGCGGTGGCTGTCGGAGCGGGTACCGGCTTCGCGATCTTCCTACTCGGCCGGTACCACGAACAGCGCCGGAAAGGTTTCGATCCCGCCGACGCGTTGGCCGACGCCTACCGCAGCGTGGCGCCCGCGATCGTGGGATCCACGCTTATCGTGGTGGCTCCGCTGGGCGCGGTCGGGTGGCTGAGTCTCGCCCGGATCAGCATGTTCGCCACGACGGGCATCCTGTGTGCGATCGGTGTGCTCGCCGTCGGTGTGGCCAGCCTGACGTTGACGCCGGCCCTCATCGCGCTCGCCAGTAGGGCCGGGCTGGTCAAGCCGCCGCAGCGGGAATGGCTGCGCCGGCGCTGGCGGCGCGTCGGCACCCACGTCGCGCGCTGGCCGGCACCCATTCTGGTGGCCACCAGCGTCTTCGTGCTGATCATGCTGCTCGGTCTGCCGGGCGTGCCGATCGGCTGGGACGAAACCGCGTCGACCTCACCCGACACCGAAGCCAACCGCGGCTACCGCGCTGTCAACCAGCACTTCGACGCTAATCACGTCCAGCCTGACGTCGTGACGATCGAGACCGACGAGGACTTGCGCAACCCCGCCGCGCTGGCCGCGATCGGGCGGGTCACCGGCGCCATCATGGGCATCTCCGGTGTGCGCATGGTGCAATCGGCGAGCCATCCCAGTGGAATGGTGTCCAAGCAGGCCTCCCTGTCGGCCACCGGCGGCAATGTCGGCGACCGGCTCGACCAGTTCTCCGACCAGCTCGCCGCCAAGGACAGCACGTTCACCGACCTCGACGCCGGGGTGCGTGAGCTGGGTTCCGGACTCGATCTGATCCAGTCCAGCACCCAAGCGGGCGCTTACGCCATCGGTGGTGTGAGTTTGGCGGTACGCCTGACGCAGCAGGCCACCGACAAGATCCGGGCCCGAGCCGCAGACGTCGCCGAGATCTTCGATCCACTGCGCAGTTTCGTCGGCTCGATCAGCGACTGCCGCACGACTCCGGTGTGTTCGTCGGCCCAAGAGGCGGTGCAGTGGGCCACCGCGGTGGTGGCGGGCTCGAACAAACTGGTGGAAGCGGCCGACACGCTGGCGAAGGCGGCAGTGGACGCGGCCGCGAAACCCGGCGTGCCCCTGCCCGAGGTGCTGGCCGAGGTGAGCACCGAGATGGCCCAGGTCCGGGGGATGGCAGCTCAGGTCAGAGATCTGTTGAGCAATCCCCGTCCGGTGCCCATTCAGGAGCTTCCGGACTACTTGCACCGGCTGGCCTCGGTCTCGCAGGGCAGCCCCGGTGCAAACCTCTACGCGTCCCGCCGCATCCTGACCGATCCGGCCATGCGACCCACGCTCGATCAGTTCTTCTCGCCGAACGGGCATGCCACTCGGTTGTTCGTCTACGGCCAGGGACTGGAATGGGGCGATGAAGGTGCCGCACGGGCTCGTGCGATCGCGGCCGCGGTGACCGACACGGTCAAAGACGGCGCGTTACCGGCGACCGCGGTCGAACTCATCGGTGTCGGACCGGCCACCCGTGACCTGCAGGACATCGTTGGTGGTGACCTGGCCCTGATGGTGGTCATCACCTTGGCCGTCATCCTCTTCATCGCCGCGCTGCTGCTACGCAGTCCGATCGCCGGATTCGTCGTCTTGGCGACGATCCTGGCCTCCTACGTCAGCGCGCTCGGGGCCAGCGTGCTGCTTTTCCACCGTCTGCTGCACCACGACCTGCACTGGTCGGTGCCACCTATCGCGTTCGTGTCGATGGTCGGCATAGCCTCCGGCGGCAACCTGCTGTTCGCGCTGCGCATTCGCGAGGAACTCTCCGCGGGGCTGCGTACCAGCATCATCCGGGCCTCCGCCGCGACCGGGTTGGTCGTCACCGCCGGCGGTGTCGTCGTCGGCCTGACCATGCTCGCCCTGGGGATCAGCAGCGTGCTGAGCGTGGCGCAGATCGGCGTCACCGTGGGACTCGGGCTGGTGGTGAACGCGCTGGTTGTCCGGGCGTTCGTGCTTCCGGCGATGATGGTGGTGCTGGACCGTTGGCTGTGGTGGCCCCGGCGTACGGCCGCCGACGATGAGGAACTCGAACCTGCGACCGCGACCAGATGAGCGTGGATGGCCTGCTCACCGACCGTGGTGTGGTGGTGGTCGGCGGCAGCCGCGGGATCGGGCGCGCAGTCAGCGAAGTGCTCTGCACGATGGGTGCGGCCGTCGTGGTCAACGGCCGTGACCCCGAGGCAGTAGGGCAGCTTGTCGACTCGCTCACCGCGTCGG harbors:
- a CDS encoding glycosyltransferase, whose amino-acid sequence is MRVVQVANFYGPRSGGLRTAVDRLGAEYCATGHEVFLVVPGPRAERSRLDSGVVRIMLPAMRLPFTGGYRAIMPAPVRALLVGLNPDALEVSDRLTLRCLGRWGRAHGATTVMISHERLDRLAGQILPRRTAQKFADFANRRTAADYDTVVCTTEFAREEFDRIGATNTVTVPLGVDLRTFHPRRHSADLRRRFAAPGQLLLVHCGRLSVEKRADRSIDALAALRDEGVDARLVIVGEGPLRARLQRQAARLPIEFTGFVGDRHVVAALLATADVALAPGPHETFGLAALESLACGTPAVVSRTSALTEIITADSGALADNDPLAFAGAVRDLAGRPERHRRVCARHRAEVFTWQRSAAGMLTTFG
- a CDS encoding DUF4344 domain-containing metallopeptidase is translated as MSRRLVVVVACSVLMFSAGCSGSKAQHSGAGARAAERPPGTSRTDPASEPAPAGTMTFRYEDATTPEAQSGRQLMSGAKVLESVAAHVNDTLNLPHEVGAVGKQCGEANDYWDPNVNEIQLCYEDIAQSQQRFANAGNPDPAQAAVDATISGFYHELGHATLNIYELAFTGREEDVADQLSAFELLAPGADGKAYPNGVRIAMDTAQDWKLSAKDAGDANELPFWDGHSMDITRMYNWECWIYGSDTTANAGMVTSGDLPEDRAGNCEEEFQNMSRAWQQMLGPHLKKPS
- a CDS encoding SDR family NAD(P)-dependent oxidoreductase; protein product: MTGILADTVALVTGASSGIGAATAEALAAQGAAVALLARRADRLHELRNAIEGAGGTALALVADVRDADQASAAVQRAVNELGRLDTVVNNAGLIRTGAATEAVLHDWDDLVAVNIHGVLYVTRASLPHLVAAAADSPRGVADLVTISSTAGWVARPGTAVYSLTKFGVNAFSESVRQELVGKRVRVGVVAPGIVDTEIFSHLDARSMKAVERQTAEMVKLRPDDVADAVVYMVTRARRVAVNHVLIRAAEQTW
- a CDS encoding MMPL/RND family transporter, coding for MLVVGVWAFAAVAGNSLAPPLERVVADLDQPFLPVGTATSLAVQRSAAAFSQAPTDNVAYLVLERNGPLSDQDRAFYEQLITALRADTKHVYDVTDWWRMPAAGDTAVSRDGHVVTATLRLDGVTGSTEAVDSITAARTIVAALHPPDGLRVYITGAGATIMDEFAAIDRQTQVITAVTLGVLFVFLVILYRSVITAMVPLASVMSGLTVAKPIISDLASRQWISVSLFSLSIAVAVAVGAGTGFAIFLLGRYHEQRRKGFDPADALADAYRSVAPAIVGSTLIVVAPLGAVGWLSLARISMFATTGILCAIGVLAVGVASLTLTPALIALASRAGLVKPPQREWLRRRWRRVGTHVARWPAPILVATSVFVLIMLLGLPGVPIGWDETASTSPDTEANRGYRAVNQHFDANHVQPDVVTIETDEDLRNPAALAAIGRVTGAIMGISGVRMVQSASHPSGMVSKQASLSATGGNVGDRLDQFSDQLAAKDSTFTDLDAGVRELGSGLDLIQSSTQAGAYAIGGVSLAVRLTQQATDKIRARAADVAEIFDPLRSFVGSISDCRTTPVCSSAQEAVQWATAVVAGSNKLVEAADTLAKAAVDAAAKPGVPLPEVLAEVSTEMAQVRGMAAQVRDLLSNPRPVPIQELPDYLHRLASVSQGSPGANLYASRRILTDPAMRPTLDQFFSPNGHATRLFVYGQGLEWGDEGAARARAIAAAVTDTVKDGALPATAVELIGVGPATRDLQDIVGGDLALMVVITLAVILFIAALLLRSPIAGFVVLATILASYVSALGASVLLFHRLLHHDLHWSVPPIAFVSMVGIASGGNLLFALRIREELSAGLRTSIIRASAATGLVVTAGGVVVGLTMLALGISSVLSVAQIGVTVGLGLVVNALVVRAFVLPAMMVVLDRWLWWPRRTAADDEELEPATATR